The following are from one region of the Nostoc cf. commune SO-36 genome:
- a CDS encoding cation:proton antiporter encodes MHLLDPINFSFPLLATATEAADSSMVVAAVLLSLVVVYLASKVGGELSNLVGLPPVLGELLGGVVVGISVFHLLVFPEGGTDSSNSLIMSFLQTTAGLAPEATPAVFAAQSEVVSVLAELGVIILLFEIGLESNLKDLMAVGIQATVVAIVGVVVPFAAGTVGLMTLFGIGAVPAIFAGAALTATSIGITSKVLSELGRLNSKEGQIILGAAVIDDVLGIIVLAVVASLAKDGVVDVSKVIYLIISATGFILGAILLGNVFNKSFVAIADKLKTRGGLVIPAFIFAFAMAYLAAVIHLETILGAFAAGLVLEETDKRKELQRQVCPIADMLVPIFFVTVGAKTDLGVLNPAIPDNREGLIMATFLIIVAILGKVITGFSVFGLPGINRLAIGVGMIPRGEVGLVFAGVGAASGALSKPLGAAIIMMVILTTFLAPPLLRFVFPDPKTVDGSSEQLILDGSSGTLVIEPPQLRVPASNDRDNLEVTPESSDR; translated from the coding sequence ATGCATTTGTTAGATCCAATCAACTTCTCTTTTCCTCTGTTGGCTACCGCAACAGAAGCCGCAGACAGTTCAATGGTAGTAGCAGCAGTGCTACTGAGCTTAGTAGTAGTTTATCTTGCCAGCAAAGTTGGTGGAGAGTTATCAAACCTAGTGGGTTTGCCGCCTGTCTTAGGCGAACTGCTAGGTGGTGTGGTAGTTGGTATCTCTGTTTTCCACCTTTTGGTTTTTCCAGAAGGCGGTACAGACAGTTCTAACTCTTTAATCATGTCCTTCCTGCAAACCACTGCTGGTTTAGCGCCTGAAGCCACTCCAGCCGTGTTTGCAGCGCAGTCCGAAGTTGTTTCTGTTTTGGCAGAATTGGGTGTGATCATTCTGCTGTTTGAAATCGGCTTAGAATCAAATTTAAAAGATTTAATGGCTGTTGGTATTCAAGCCACCGTCGTCGCAATAGTTGGGGTAGTAGTACCCTTTGCTGCTGGGACTGTGGGACTGATGACTTTGTTTGGGATTGGGGCTGTGCCTGCAATTTTTGCAGGGGCGGCTTTGACTGCCACTAGTATCGGTATTACTTCCAAGGTGCTGTCTGAGTTGGGGCGACTCAATTCTAAAGAAGGGCAGATTATTTTGGGTGCTGCCGTAATTGATGACGTACTGGGAATCATCGTTTTAGCGGTAGTTGCTAGCCTAGCTAAAGACGGTGTGGTGGATGTCAGCAAAGTTATTTATTTGATTATCAGCGCCACTGGTTTTATTTTGGGAGCAATCCTACTAGGCAATGTTTTCAATAAATCCTTTGTGGCGATCGCTGATAAACTCAAAACACGCGGTGGACTGGTAATACCAGCATTCATCTTCGCTTTTGCTATGGCATACCTTGCCGCCGTCATCCACTTAGAGACAATTTTAGGAGCTTTTGCAGCTGGTTTAGTTTTAGAAGAGACAGATAAGCGCAAAGAGCTGCAAAGACAAGTCTGTCCTATTGCTGATATGTTAGTGCCAATTTTCTTTGTGACTGTTGGGGCAAAAACCGATTTGGGAGTTTTAAACCCAGCAATTCCCGACAATCGGGAAGGTCTGATTATGGCAACTTTCCTGATCATAGTAGCCATTCTCGGTAAAGTGATCACAGGTTTCAGCGTGTTTGGTCTACCGGGAATTAACCGTTTAGCGATCGGTGTCGGGATGATTCCTAGAGGCGAGGTTGGGTTAGTGTTCGCTGGTGTTGGCGCTGCCAGTGGCGCTCTCTCGAAACCATTAGGGGCAGCAATTATCATGATGGTTATTTTGACAACCTTTTTAGCTCCTCCTTTGTTACGATTTGTGTTTCCAGATCCAAAAACCGTGGACGGAAGCTCAGAGCAACTAATTTTAGACGGTTCCTCTGGGACACTGGTAATTGAACCACCTCAGTTAAGGGTTCCAGCATCAAATGACAGGGATAATTTGGAAGTAACCCCTGAATCTAGCGATCGTTAA